Part of the Corticium candelabrum chromosome 15, ooCorCand1.1, whole genome shotgun sequence genome, ttgtcattgttGACAGGAGATGGGTCACCAAACCATTTCGATTGGTAAATATGTGCAGTGTTCCCATTATCACAGTAGAGTACTGCACTCTTGTATGTGTCATTGATGCTGTAGCAGTTACAAGCAAAAGGAGTCGGTTGATTTGTTGGAGTGCCTTTTTGTGGTACCACCAACAAGtcagataaatagacaacTGTTTCCTAAACATACACACTGTCAACTACAGACGTAACTGAAATCAAAAGAGAGATTTTTTATTACCTGTTAGCAACAAACatttatataaatttgttTTGGAACACAGTTTGTCTCTATAAAAGCTGCTGGCATCAGGACTTAGAGCATTTATGCAAGCATAACATTAAATTGCATAGAGAAACAGCTAGCCGAGTTCATTACATTTAACCAGACAATCCATCCTCATATGACACTTATATGTATAAATAcctatgcatgcatgcatgcatgattaCTAATAAATTTGTACAAACCCTTTGATAGGCTGCAGTAGGTGAAGAGAAACCAAAAGGACAGCTGCTCAAAATAAAGGGTACTCTCACAACCAGTTCCAGTCCGAGAACATGTGACGTGGTTCGAGCTACCAGTGTGCCCGATGAGCCCGTCAAACCATGCAGTCTCAAATTAGATAAAGGAGAGTTGGGAGAAAAATAGATGCGAGAATTTGATGGATGAAGAAATCCATTGTACTCCAATAGCACAGGAGGCTCCGAGTTACTTGCAGTGGCCTCCACCTAAAAGGGAACAACTCAAAATTAGCCTGAACAAAGAAATAACGATTTACAGACTTTGTATTAAAGAGGACACACGTTTataacaattaaattaatattctaCAATAAAGTGCATGTTCTTAGCATAAGCTCATTATAATTCAATCAGCAGATCACATTGCAATTATTTGCAATTACAAACCTTGTAATCTTAAATTGATAAAGTTTGTAAACGTTTGCTCAGCTAGTTGTTCCACTGAATGCTGCAACATTAAATATTGAGACTACAAAAATTGACAATTTGTAGTACATAGAGCGTGTACAGTCTGATGTGAACCTTTCTCTCATTCATACTCTAGGTATAGTCCTAGTTTCTTGTCAATATAGTCATTATGGAATATTTATAGAAGATGTGTCCACTTTTAATGTGACAATGGAATGTAGCCTAATTGATTTATATGTATGATTGCAATGTAAATGTTTTATACAgagtctttaattaattaaggactcgttcaatacaaacagagaaatgtatgtatgcatacatgtatgtatacattgatTAAAATGTACTCGAAATCGGTTGACATACCATCATGTATACAACACCGCTACTTTGTAGTATAGAACATATTAGATCCCACTGTCATTAGCATCCCGTCCATAGATCCAACCGCATCCACTGTTACCACATAAACGTCGATTGAGTTACTTACTACACCCAAGCAATTGTAACCATATTATTACAAGTTCATGTCGGTATATAGGCTGGTGCCCGAGGTCCCCGTATAGCTATGCCGCTgtatttctgtgtttgtgcgttTATCAATATCAACATGAAACGTTATTCTAATAAAATAGTAATGAACAGTGTAACCGAGCTGCATAACTACATGTATGTCTTACTTGTATGTATGCTGTAGTATCACTTGGCTCCATAAACTGTCCGTGGAGAGTGAAGTTGAGATAGAAAAACTCTCCAGGAGCAGGTGTCAATGTAATCAAACTTGGATTTTGTTGTAAAGAAGCTTTACGTTTAGATCCTGGTTCCTTGGTGTCATCATAAACAGTAAATGACCAAGGTAAATACAATCGTTCTGGGGGAGGAGTGATTCCAATACCAGCAGATGGATTAAGAAACCCATTGTCACTGTACGTAATATCATAAAACTCACGAGATAAAAGTTCAGCACTGCGATTCAAAGCTGAAACATTCGAAAACCTGAACAACAAAGTCTAAGGTTTCATATATGCAAATGTAGTTTGTTACATGCACTTACACAGCAAGGGCAATCTCATCCAAACAACTTGCTAGTGAAATGTAAACTGGACCAACTGGTTTGAAGCATCGACAGCTTGCTCCAGCAAGAGCAAAGAAATTTGGAGCCGAAGCAGCTGTTGTGACTGCGTTTTTGTTGGCAGCGACTTTAACATTCTTAAAAGATGTCGCCTTGTCATTAAGACCATCTTGCCCAATTCTTTGAGATGGTAATGGGACAAAGTTGCCCAGCCAACAGTGACGAAAGCTATAAAAGTAAAAGACATCCCCTTGCACTCCAGCTCGATTGGAGTCAAAGACAAATCTTGCCCCATTCTAAATAACAAGAAATGaattcaacaaacacaaacaaacaaacaaacaagcaaactagcaatgtgtctgtctgattgattACTTTCTGCACAATATCATGTTGTCCTGGTATTCCTGCTTCATTTCCGAATCTAATGCAGCAAGGCCTTGATGGATCAATGTAGGTTGTGGAATGAAGCAAAAACTCATTGTATGTTTCAGCGGCAGTATCGTGGTCTGCCCATATTACCCCACCATGACGATCGGCAACATTCTCATGAAATTCAGCTCTCTGAACCATATCCATATAGACCTGGAATATATAGTTAAACTTACAAACATAATCTGCTTCATTTATTACCCAAAATGAGAAATACCATGCTTCCGTCGTTTATTGATATTGCAGCTCCATCTGTAGCTTTATTTCCTGTGAAACAAGGATACCCTTCCAGGTGACATGATGATGATATCAATACAATACAGCTTTCCTCATTGGACTCAAACAAACTGTAAACATAAGAGAAATGGTGTCATCATATTGTCGATATTAACATTTCATCTGGACTACAATAAGAGATAACATCTAAAGTCTTGTATTGATCTTTATTGATTGTCGTTTAATAGTATATACTATAAGCAAACAGATACATAAATTAGTATTTTAGATGTTTCTGCAATCAAAATAGAATAGAATAGAATGCTTATtagaacacaaacaataattattataaaatatgCTAACAACACCATTAAAaatattagttaataattCTACATTAAACTTCCAAAATAATAGTTCTAATTTTCTAGCACAAAAAGTATTAATTCTTTGTTTACTGAGAGCAAGATCAACAATCACACTGTAGCATAGCTGTCTCAGTTCTATAAACAAAAGCATATGATCTGCTCTGACACTATCGCACTATCATATTGGTGAAATGTGAGACTCTACCTACTGCAGTATTCAAATTCGTTTTCAAATGAGATGACAGCAATACTGTTTTACTATATATATTGATACCAAAATGTGTTATTTTATATGTCAAATATATGCATGGCtgacttcattaattaattaattcattaccATTTGATAGGTAGTAGTCAACAGTCTCCTTCAAAACAAAGGAACAATCAGAACATCCATATGACCCTTTTTGAAACCAAATTGTTGTTGACTAGACATCAGCATACCATGCAACTTGTCACGCATTATTAGTTCCAGTGCTTTTGATGTTGTTGACAAAACAGCTATTCCTCTGTAATTGTCTGGATCACTGGCATCACCATGTTTATCTTTAATGACTGGAACAACATAAGACTCCAAGAATTGAGTTGGGACTACAGAATGCCTTAAGCAAGCAGTAAAGGCTGTACTCATGTGGATAGCTAATTCAAAGCCACCATACCTAAGGTGTTCGGACTCTACTTCATCAGGTCCAGCAGATTTTCTTACTTTCAGTTGATGAAATGCTTCTTCAACCTCTTTGGGATGTATCTCAACACACCACCATGGTagttttgatgtttgtattCGATGTTTCAGATTTGTCTCAAATATTTGACACTCTCTATCTATAGAATCGTGTGATTGACTGTTGATAATTTGGCTACATTGCGTCTTCAAGCACTCCATCATTTCACTGTCAGACATACCATTTTGTATACAAGGCTGCGTTTCGTACTTTCTTCCTCGTACTTTCTTCCAAAACGTATCAGTATCACCATCTAAGTCTGACTTTGGTGGTGAGTCATCACTGGTTCATTGTTTGATTGTGCAGTATCAAAGCTTATTTGACGTAAAATGTTTTGTACAGTTAGTCATACATCAGCAGCAAACACATATTCAAATCTAGACTGTGTTTATAGACACTAGCTCTAATAAACACTATACATATGTACTCTTAATTTTACTTATATGGTGCATCCTGGAGAACACATGAATTTAATTGGCTGTGTACATACAATTGGAGGCTACAAATATCAAACATGCTATTGCAGATTACCTTTTGCCATTGATTGTTAACGACATGCCGTTTGCATACACAATACCATGACTGGCTATGTTTCCAATAAATGTTGAATTTGAAATGATGACTTGCTTTGAATTTTTTGTAGTCACACCACTTGATATGTCACCATCATAACGAAGCAACAATGCACCACCAAATGGAGCTTGATTATTGAGAAAAGATGTGTTTTCAAATCTAACGTCATTAGCAGCAGCGTCAGTAAGGTAGTCCACAAAAACAGCACCACCATTGAAAAGAGCGGAATTATTTCTAAACGTACAGTTCTTGAAAAGAATGTGGTTAGCTGCTATCTCAGTGTTGCCTAGATTCTTGTCAAAAAAGGCAGCCACAGATCCTCCAACCGAGCCAAAGTTATTAGAAAAACTACAATTTTCCATTTCAACAAGATCAAGAGAAGCATCTTCAAACTGTATAGTGACTGGCGATCTGTTGTCGTTTGGCTTTACATTATGGATAACACAGTTTTGCATCCTCAATACTCTAGCTAGAGATCCCTTCCTGAACAGTACTAAAATAGCCGTTGCCGCTTTCCAGTTTTCCTTGTAGTCATAGTTGGGATACTGAATTTTTCCAGACAGAAGTTGCTCCACAGACTGTGGTTTATAGTCTACAGCCACAATGTCGGTAATTCTCACATTTATTAGAGTTACAGCAACCAATTGCAACTTTGGAGTGGAGTTTGACTCATCGTCAAAACCACTGAATGCTACAAGAATCAGTTGATGGTATCCTCCCTTACCGTGTAGAGATTTAATAAGGATATCAGACAAGAGAGTGGAGCCAACAGgatgaacaacaacaatagcaGACGAGTCACGTGCCACTTCAGAAAATGAGCAGTTTTCGACAACAACGTCCGACGAGAGATCAAACGTGAGACCAGCCACACTGGGAAAGTCGTGAGAAAtgtgaaaattgaaattttctatTCTGATATCCGTGCATTCTCTGAAGTAAAACACAGCAGGATATCTGCGATCATTCGCCACTTCCAGTTTGACAGTCGACATCATAGCCCACAGAGAATCGAAGCGACCATAGAACTGATCCACCTCAATTGTCACGTTTCCAAGACCAATAAACGAAAATCCTCTGAATTGGTACGAGAATGATGGAATGGCTTTGTAGACACCTGGAAGATAGTAAATGTAGTGACGTCCTACAGACTGGTTATAGGTCTGAGTTCCATTGAAAAACGCGATGTCGTTACGCAATTGTTTAAAAAAGATTGTGTTCGAATTCAACAACCCTTCAATTCCCAAACAAGGAAATTCAATAGAAGATCCACAGTTGGGGTCACTGCTGCCATTCGTAGCGGAAACGTAAACAATAACGTCTGCTGCAGCAGAAATCGAAGTGGGCGATATTGAAGCGAAAGCCACGAAACAAAACGAAACGCAAGAAATCAGCATGCCGAGACTACCTTCGATAATTCATCACGTGAACTACTCGCACGTGAGTTCGATTTCATTGTAACAGCTAGACGCAATTTGAGTTTCGTTCTGCTCTGCAGCTGTCTAACTAGCTATAGTGCACGTGGATTTGCAATCTCTGAATTCGCAAATAGATAAATTTAGAGTCTAGGAATATATCATTATTATTACCTAAACCAGACTAGCTTACTGTGGTGCgcatacagacggacagacatttGGTGACGCAGCCGGAACAGAAACATAACATGTACAAGGCTTTACTGTCGTCCAGCCGTTAGCCAATCCGTTTCCTACACGTCATCAGAcagctaacgcacgttagcgTCCACCCATCATGGCAGATTTGAGGTGGTAA contains:
- the LOC134190737 gene encoding uncharacterized protein LOC134190737, whose protein sequence is MSVRLYAHHSVYKAIPSFSYQFRGFSFIGLGNVTIEVDQFYGRFDSLWAMMSTVKLEVANDRRYPAVFYFRECTDIRIENFNFHISHDFPSVAGLTFDLSSDVVVENCSFSEVARDSSAIVVVHPVGSTLLSDILIKSLHGKGGYHQLILVAFSGFDDESNSTPKLQLVAVTLINVRITDIVAVDYKPQSVEQLLSGKIQYPNYDYKENWKAATAILVLFRKGSLARVLRMQNCVIHNVKPNDNRSPVTIQFEDASLDLVEMENCSFSNNFGSVGGSVAAFFDKNLGNTEIAANHILFKNCTFRNNSALFNGGAVFVDYLTDAAANDVRFENTSFLNNQAPFGGALLLRYDGDISSGVTTKNSKQVIISNSTFIGNIASHGIVYANGMSLTINGKSLFESNEESCIVLISSSCHLEGYPCFTGNKATDGAAISINDGSMVYMDMVQRAEFHENVADRHGGVIWADHDTAAETYNEFLLHSTTYIDPSRPCCIRFGNEAGIPGQHDIVQKNGARFVFDSNRAGVQGDVFYFYSFRHCWLGNFVPLPSQRIGQDGLNDKATSFKNVKVAANKNAVTTAASAPNFFALAGASCRCFKPVGPVYISLASCLDEIALAVFSNVSALNRSAELLSREFYDITYSDNGFLNPSAGIGITPPPERLYLPWSFTVYDDTKEPGSKRKASLQQNPSLITLTPAPGEFFYLNFTLHGQFMEPSDTTAYIQVEATASNSEPPVLLEYNGFLHPSNSRIYFSPNSPLSNLRLHGLTGSSGTLVARTTSHVLGLELVVRVPFILSSCPFGFSSPTAAYQRETVVYLSDLLVVPQKGTPTNQPTPFACNCYSINDTYKSAVLYCDNGNTAHIYQSKWFGDPSPVNNDNKTDYCNRIDYKPNSSEVTCHVDPPMNVVIVNRKAAFADCVLDFCKEVEMETWTESDGICSENRQGPLCGECKDGYAVTPSSLHCVKCQDQQGLIIFFTFFFGLVIALAIILLNITISPLGAALLFFTQMSALLLDDNSGTYFIIHLVNLDFSFGRCYSSNFTAIQRLASHFVPSIYMLVLVILFTLVAGRVRRISRYVSRHSCLGGIWLIILLSYFSLANVCFGFMQCIEFRPSDVVTSTYRFVDDPGYACYENPHLGFFIWSCLVAGLFVLPFPIVVLLLRRSTRFKPFADICYSTFKDSRWWWCAVDLERRLLFTLIYTFVPGQDDQALKNTLLILSSALVLLLQGISWPYRATFDNVFELLLLFDLCCLSSISAGSGVGTHRWLTAALIYIPWIVAVIVWTYQKRDRLIRLGQKIGLCMSYDMESSRPAVLAKYITTENDSMYDKDDLELELKRRGSTIVLAGLRDRLLDENESCN